The Planctomycetota bacterium region AGACCGACACCGACTTCATCGTGTGGCGAATCGCGTACGAGTCGGACGTGCTTCAACGACGCGAGGCGGCGATGAATCGAACGCGGCTCGCGGGCTACCTCACGACCAGCCACCGCTTCCTCGCGATGACCAAGCGAAGCCAGTACATCGATCCGGTTGACCCGTTTCACGACGAGAACAGCCGGGCCAAGATCGTGCCGGGTCGACGGAAGTACCTCTTCGTCTACCCGTTCGTGAAGACCAGGCCGTGGTACCTGATGAGCCAGGAAGACCGGCAGACGGCGATGAGTGAGCACATCCGCGTCGGCACGAAGTACCCGAGCGTCAAGCTCAACACGACCTACAGCTTCGGCCTGGACGACCAGGAGTTCGTCGTCGCCTTCGAGACAGACATCGCGTCCGACTTCCTCGACTTGGTGCAGGAGCTGCGCGAGACCGAGGCGAGCAAGTACACGCTGCGTGACACACCCATGTTCACGTGCGTGCGCACTGAGATGCCGGCGATCCTCGACGAGTTGCTTTGAGCACGGGTGGACTCAGCGTGCCAGTTCACGCCAATCAATTTTCAGGCCGGCGTTGTCGATGGCTTCGACGAACAGCTTGATCTTGTAGAGGGATAGCAGCTCGTCCTGTCGTCGCAGCTGCCTTCGCAGTCCGTCGGGAATGCGACGGGCGACTTTCTTGCGCGACACGGCATCGGTCAGACGCCCGTTTGAAAAGAGGTCTTTGGTAAGCGCGATGGTCGCACGCCGAAGGTGGCGGCTCGGCTGTTCGGGCAGGTCCGAGTCGACGTCTTTGCTGTGCGCAATGCTTGCGAACTGTGGGAACTTGCGCGCCATGAACGCGCCGTAGCGCCTTTGCGTGAGGCGGTCGAGCGGGGCTCGGCCACGCAGGTCGACCAGCCGCCAGTCGACGAATGGGAGCAAGACCTCGGCCGTGCCGAGGTGCTGCTGCCACAGACTCGAGACGTAGTGACGCTGTCGGCCAAAGAGGTTGAAGTCGGCGTACGGGTTGCGGCTGGGGTCGAGCGATGTGATGAAGCTGCGAAGTGCCTCGCGAAGCCGCCTGTCGATCGCTGCCTCGGAGTCATGTCGAAGGAGGTACGACCGGTTGACGCGAAACGCGTGCGAGCGGACGAGCGTCTCGACGATGGTTTCCAGGTCATCCGCCGGATCGGGTCGGCCGTTCACGTCGCGCATGAACCAGCCGCCGATGAAGCCGCTGAGCACGGGCTCGGGTCGATCGCCGACGGCAAGCGTTGCGATGTTTCGGCCGGTCGGGAACCCGCCCGGGCTAATCGCGAACGGCGCGTCGAACGCATCGAGGCTGTGCCCGCCGGACGGAATGACCTCGATGCTCTGACCGGCAACCGCCGCTACCTCTCGTGCAAGCGTGGCTTCAGCCGGGCTCGTTTCGACGTGAATCAACGCGACTTTGCGCGACTGCTGCATCGCCAAGCCGAGCAGGTAACGACTGTCGTAGCCGCCGGAGAGCGGCAGCGTGAAGCTGGGCTCGCCATCCGTGAGGAGCTCAAAGTTCGACACGACGAGGTCGTACATCGCCTCCGCGATCTCATCGGCGTCGAGCAGTGGTTCGGTCGGCGACGGCGGGGCTCGATCGATTGCGACGACATTGCCCTCGTAGTCGAACCACGTAATGGCGTCGCGTTCGAGTCGTGGCACATCGATGAGCAGGCCAGGCGTGAAGTCGAAGTTGAATCGCAACCACGCTGCAATGGACTCGTACCGAACCGCACCGCCCGCAAGACCGCGACGAGCGAGTCCGAGCACGCTGTTTCCAGCGACCATCCGGCCGTCGGAGCGGCCTGCGTACCAAGGGCGAAAGCCAAGGACATCGCTCGCCATTGCAACGCGTCGTGTCGAGTGATCGTCGATCAGCAGCACGTATGAGCCGACGACTTCGCGCAATCGCTCCGGCGTTGCGTCGGCGAGCCATTCAGAAAGCATCTGGTCCGATCGGGCTTTGTCACATGCTGCCCGTCCCCAGACGTAGAGCGACCGGCCGGCGTGGTCGCGGTGGCTCATGACACGCTGCGCTCCGTCGGCGAGGACTTCGAGACGAGGCGCAGGGTCGGTCTCTGCCGCAATCGTGTGTCGCGTCAGGTCCGACGGAATCGGCGCGCCCGGATGGGCGACGAACGCGATGACGTCTGGAATCTGCGGGACGGTTGGCGGCGACATGACAACGGCGAACGAGCAGGCCGGGGCCTTCCTGGTCTTCGGCTATGCTCGGGCTGTGACGTCACAAGCGGCGCTGGCAGGCAGGTTTGGCGTCGTCATCCCGGCGGCAGGCTCGGGCAGTCGTTTTGGTGGTGACAAGCTCTCGCAAAACATTGCCGGAAAATCTGTTATCGAACATGCCGTGGACGCGTTCCGACATCGCGAGGACGTCGGCCTCGTCGTCGTTGTTGGCAAGCTGATCGAGCTTAATCGAGTCTCGTGGTGCCCGGGCGGAGAGACACGCAGCGAGAGCGTCAAGCTCGGGCTGGACCACCTTCGGCAGTTGAGGCCGGACTGCGACTTTGTCGCCGTCCACGACGCGGCCCGACCGGCGGTCTCGCAGAGTCTCGTCGATCGCGTGTTTGATGCCGCCGTCCGGCACGGAGCGGCAGTGCCGGGCCTCGTGCCGACGGACACGATCAAGCGTGTCGAATCCGATCGCATCGTTGAGACTCTTTCACGGCAGAGCCTGCTCGCGGTCCAGACACCCCAGGCGATGCGGGTCGACTGGCTTGTCGATGCCTACGCGAAGCCGACATCGCAAGACGATGTGACCGACGACGTCTCGCTGTTGGAGCTCGCTGGCTACGGCATCATCTGCGTCGAAGGCGACGCGTCGAACGTGAAGCTCACCCACGGCGACGACCTTCAGCGACTCGAACAGGTGCTCGGCCGGCGGACGTAGAGTGCCCGCGTCATGCCGACGCTGAGTTACAGAACCGCGGGAGAATCGCACGGACCTGGCCTCTTCGCGCTCGTCGACGGCATGCCGGCTGGCGTCGAGATCGACAGCGACTTCGTTGACGGCGAGCTCAAGCGACGCCAAGGCGGCTACGGACGCGGCGGGCGACAGAAGATCGAAACCGACAAGGCCGAGTACCTCAGCGGCGTGCGGCTAGGCAAGACGACCGGTGCTCCAGTCCTCCTGGCGGTCAAAAACAAGGACAGCCGGCTCGACGACCTTGAACGAACCCCGCCGCTGTACCGGCCGCGTCCTGGGCATGCCGATCTCGCCGGTGCTGCCAAGTGGCTCACGACCGACTGTCGGGAGACGCTGGAGCGTGCCAGTGCCCGCGAGACGGCCGCGCGTGTGGCAGCCGGTGCGCTGTCGCGGTGTTTGCTCAAGCCGTTCGGCATCGAGGCTTTCGGCTTCGTCCGGGCGGTCGGTCCGGCAACGGGCGAGTTTGAAGTCACGGCCGACAACTGGCACGACATGCTGGCCAGACGCGACGCCAACGACCTCTACTGCCCCGACGAGCAGGCGGCCGCCGAGATGCGGTCGTTCATTCGCGATCAGAAGATGGCCAAGGACACGGCCGGCGGCATCATCGAGACGCATGTGTTTGGCTGTCCGGTTGGCATCGGCAGCAGCATGAACTGGTTCGACAAGCTCGACAGCAGAATCGGCGGGGCGGTCATGGGGATCCAGGCTTTCAAAGGCGTTGAAATCGGCCTCGGGTTCGAGACCGCACGCCGTCCCGGCAGCCAAGTGCACGACGAGATCTTCTTCGACGAAGGCCAGCGTGACACGCCGAGCCTCGGTTACACGCGCGGCAGCAACAACGCGGGCGGGCTGGAAGGCGGCATGACCAACGGCCAGCCGATCGTCGTCCGGGCGGCGATGAAGCCGATCAGCACGCTCGGCAAGCCGTTGCGGTCGATCGACCTGAACACCAAGGAAGCCAGCGAAGCCGGCTGGGAACGCAGCGACGTCTCAGCCATCAGCGCGGCGAGTGTCGTGCTGGAAAACGTTGTCGCATTTGAGGTTGCAGCCGCCTTCGTTGACAAGTTCGGCGGCGACAGCCTGCCTGAGGTCCGGCAGAACTACGACGCCTACTCGACAGAAGCACGCCTGGTGGCTGCTGCTGTCTGATCGACAGAGAAAGTGGGCCCTCGTCACGAATGACGAGGGCCCGAGTGAGCCAGTCGCGTCGGGGGCAGGAGCGACTGGCTGCAAAAGCTTGTGAACCGCCTAAGGCAAACTCCGCCACAGACTTCCCGTGCACTCGTTCCTTGAGCGTCACGCCGACCACCCTCCGAGGTACGAAGACGGTATCTCAATTGGTTCGTTTAGCAAAGTTCAAATCCCCTGGAAAGGTGGCTGGCGGACTTCTCTGGGCGTTGTACTTCCCGAAGTTGAGCCATGCCCAAGTCGCAGAGTGGGCGTTCCGCAAGCGCTTGGCGTCGACCGTGGACGACCTCAAGCCGGGCCTGTCGACGACGTCTTGCAGCGGGTGGAGTGCTGCCGTAATGGCCCTAGAGTCGCCGCCCACGCGACGTGCCGGATGTCCGGCCGCGACACCGCATCCACGCCGGCTCTTGCCACCGGATCACCGCTCATGACCGCCACCGCTACGCCTGATCTGTCCAACCACACCGCCAGCGACACTGGCACGATCGTCCAGGTCATCGGCTCGACCTTCGACGCCGAGTTCGCCGAGGACAAGCTCCCTGCGATCTACAACGCCGTCACCGTCGACTTCGAGCTTGACGGCGAAACCGCGACGCTGACCGGCGAAATCCAACAGCACCTCGGCGGCGGCAAGGTCCGAGCTGTTGCCCTCGGCGGCACGGACGGGCTCAAGCGTGGCATGACCGTCACCGACACCGGCTCGCCCCTGCAGGTGCCCGTCGGCAAGAACACGCTCGGCCGCGTCTTCAACGTGCTTGGTCAGCCGATCGACGAGCGTGGCGACGTCGATGCTGACGGTTTCCGCCCGATCCACCGGGAGCCGCCGGAGTTCAGTGACCTGTCCCCGAAAGCCGAGGTCTTCGAGACCGGCATCAAGGTCGTCGACCTGCTCACGCCGTTCATTCGCGGCGGCAAGGCGGGCCTCTTCGGCGGGGCGGGCCTGGGCAAGACCGTCATCATTCAGGAACTCATCGCCCGCATCGCTCGCCAGCACGGCGGCTACTCGGTGTTTGCGGGCGTCGGTGAGCGGACCCGCGAGGGCACCGACCTCTGGCTCGAAATGCAGGAGGCCGCCATCGGCGACACCGGCAAGAAGGTCATCGACCAGACCGTCATGGTCTTCGGCCAGATGAACGAGCCGCCCGGTGCCCGCCTCCGCGTCGCCCTGTCGGCCCTGACGATGGCCGAGTACTTCCGCGACGAGTCGGGTGCGGACACGCTGCTCTTCATCGACAACATCTTCCGCTTCACGCAGGCGGGCTCCGAGGTGTCGGCCCTGCTCGGCCGCATGCCGAGTGCCGTGGGTTACCAGCCGACGCTCGCCACCGAGATGGGCGAGCTTCAGGAACGGATCACGTCGACCAAGAACGGTGCCATCACCTCGGTGCAGGCCGTCTACGTCCCTGCCGACGACCCGACCGACCCGGCCCCGGCCAATGCGTTCGCCCACCTCGACTCGTTCATCTACCTCGAGCGATCCATCGCCTCCAAGGGCATCTACCCGGCCGTCGACCCGCTGGCATCGAACAGCCGAGCGCTCGACCCGCAGATCGTCGGCGACCGGCACTACGACGTCGCCCGAAAGGTGCAGACGATGCTGCAGCGCTACCGCGACCTTCAGGACATCATCGCCATCCTCGGCGTCGACGAGCTGTCCGAAGAGGACAAGCTGGTCGTGAGCCGTGCCCGCAAGATCGAGCTCTTCTTCAGCCAGCCGTTCTACGTGGCCGAGGTCTTCACCGGCTTCCCTGGCAACTACACGCCGCTGGAAGAGACGGTCAGCTCCTTCGAGCGGATCCTCAACGGCGAGGGCGACTCGAGCGGCGAAGGCAACTTCCGCTACGTCGGCGGCCTCGACGAGGCGATCGAGAAGAGCAAGAAGGCCTGACGCCGCGACATGTACGACGACACAGGCCCGGCCACATCGCCGGGCCTTTTCATTGCCCGGACGATGATCAATTCGGCTCGTTGTGTGGGCGGATCACGACTTTGCCGCGAGCCTGGCCGGCTTCGAGGCAGGCAAGTGCTTCGCCGATCTCGTTCAAGGTAAAGGTCCGATCGACGTGCGGTTGAAGATCACCCGTCTCAAGAAGTCGAACAACACCGGCGAGCGAACCTCGGTCCGGCTTGACGAGAAACGATGTCAACGACTTGTTCCAAAGCGGCCGAGCAATCAGTCCGAAAAGGCCTGCTCGCAGGAACTGATAGCCCGGACTCCCGACAAGCACGCACCGGCCACCCCTTCGGACGCGGTCCAGGTAGTACCTCAAGGACCGACGCGAGTTGGCAATGACAACGGCGTCGAAGTCTTTCGGCAGGTCATCCTCGTAGTGCGTCGTACGGGCGGCTCCGTAGGAAGAGACGTGCTCGACCTTGCCAACACTGCAAACTGCCGTGACGTCGAGACCTTTTGCGACGGCGATTTGAGTGGCCGCGCTTCCCACGCCGCCGCTGGCTCCGTAGACGAGAAGTCTGCGAACGTCCGTGTTCGAGCAAGCCTGATCGACCGCCTGGAGTGCAGTCATGCCAGCCTCGGGAACTGCAGCTGCCATTTCGAATGAGATGCCAGCCGGCATCTTCACAAAAGCCTCCGACGGCTTCACGACGACTTGAGAGAAAGCGCCGAAGCCGAACGTCGACAAGCTACCCATGACCGCATCGCCGACTTGAAGATCAGTCACGCCGTCACCGACTTCCTCAACGATGCCAGCCACGTCGCTTCCGAGGACCGGGTGTTTGGGACGGCGGAGTCCGAAGAACAGACGCACGATGGCGGGTGACGCGCGGAGCAAATGCCAGTCACCCGCGTTGGCACCGGCGGCTTCGACACGAACGCGGACCTCCCCGCGCTGAGGCGATGGCGGCGTGAACGGCTCGATGCGCAGACTGCTCGGCGGTCCGTAGCGGTGAGCGACGACGCGATGCCACGAGTGATTCACAGTGTCATTCAACCACAGGCGTCTTCAGACCGCTGCATCTGACGGGTTCATGGGCCAGCAATCCGCTTCAGCGCCGCTGCGGTGTCGCGATTGCGACGGCAAAACCTTGGCCCTTCCGGTGACGGTCTGGTAAGCTTCTAGAAGACTCGCCCCACCATGA contains the following coding sequences:
- the aroC gene encoding chorismate synthase, translated to MPTLSYRTAGESHGPGLFALVDGMPAGVEIDSDFVDGELKRRQGGYGRGGRQKIETDKAEYLSGVRLGKTTGAPVLLAVKNKDSRLDDLERTPPLYRPRPGHADLAGAAKWLTTDCRETLERASARETAARVAAGALSRCLLKPFGIEAFGFVRAVGPATGEFEVTADNWHDMLARRDANDLYCPDEQAAAEMRSFIRDQKMAKDTAGGIIETHVFGCPVGIGSSMNWFDKLDSRIGGAVMGIQAFKGVEIGLGFETARRPGSQVHDEIFFDEGQRDTPSLGYTRGSNNAGGLEGGMTNGQPIVVRAAMKPISTLGKPLRSIDLNTKEASEAGWERSDVSAISAASVVLENVVAFEVAAAFVDKFGGDSLPEVRQNYDAYSTEARLVAAAV
- the ispD gene encoding 2-C-methyl-D-erythritol 4-phosphate cytidylyltransferase; translated protein: MTTANEQAGAFLVFGYARAVTSQAALAGRFGVVIPAAGSGSRFGGDKLSQNIAGKSVIEHAVDAFRHREDVGLVVVVGKLIELNRVSWCPGGETRSESVKLGLDHLRQLRPDCDFVAVHDAARPAVSQSLVDRVFDAAVRHGAAVPGLVPTDTIKRVESDRIVETLSRQSLLAVQTPQAMRVDWLVDAYAKPTSQDDVTDDVSLLELAGYGIICVEGDASNVKLTHGDDLQRLEQVLGRRT
- a CDS encoding NAD(P)-dependent alcohol dehydrogenase, with amino-acid sequence MNDTVNHSWHRVVAHRYGPPSSLRIEPFTPPSPQRGEVRVRVEAAGANAGDWHLLRASPAIVRLFFGLRRPKHPVLGSDVAGIVEEVGDGVTDLQVGDAVMGSLSTFGFGAFSQVVVKPSEAFVKMPAGISFEMAAAVPEAGMTALQAVDQACSNTDVRRLLVYGASGGVGSAATQIAVAKGLDVTAVCSVGKVEHVSSYGAARTTHYEDDLPKDFDAVVIANSRRSLRYYLDRVRRGGRCVLVGSPGYQFLRAGLFGLIARPLWNKSLTSFLVKPDRGSLAGVVRLLETGDLQPHVDRTFTLNEIGEALACLEAGQARGKVVIRPHNEPN
- the atpD gene encoding F0F1 ATP synthase subunit beta translates to MTATATPDLSNHTASDTGTIVQVIGSTFDAEFAEDKLPAIYNAVTVDFELDGETATLTGEIQQHLGGGKVRAVALGGTDGLKRGMTVTDTGSPLQVPVGKNTLGRVFNVLGQPIDERGDVDADGFRPIHREPPEFSDLSPKAEVFETGIKVVDLLTPFIRGGKAGLFGGAGLGKTVIIQELIARIARQHGGYSVFAGVGERTREGTDLWLEMQEAAIGDTGKKVIDQTVMVFGQMNEPPGARLRVALSALTMAEYFRDESGADTLLFIDNIFRFTQAGSEVSALLGRMPSAVGYQPTLATEMGELQERITSTKNGAITSVQAVYVPADDPTDPAPANAFAHLDSFIYLERSIASKGIYPAVDPLASNSRALDPQIVGDRHYDVARKVQTMLQRYRDLQDIIAILGVDELSEEDKLVVSRARKIELFFSQPFYVAEVFTGFPGNYTPLEETVSSFERILNGEGDSSGEGNFRYVGGLDEAIEKSKKA
- a CDS encoding chlorite dismutase family protein, with amino-acid sequence TDTDFIVWRIAYESDVLQRREAAMNRTRLAGYLTTSHRFLAMTKRSQYIDPVDPFHDENSRAKIVPGRRKYLFVYPFVKTRPWYLMSQEDRQTAMSEHIRVGTKYPSVKLNTTYSFGLDDQEFVVAFETDIASDFLDLVQELRETEASKYTLRDTPMFTCVRTEMPAILDELL